In Leptolyngbya sp. O-77, the genomic window TGTCTAGGGTTACAGCAGGAGATTGGGCGATCGCCCCGCCACTGGGTTCCGAGGGACTGGGTGATGCTGTGGGTGACTCCACGGGCGCAGGAGACAGCCAAGGTGTAGAACCACATCCCGCCAGCAGCGCTACGGAAAGTAAGGTAGATGCTATAGCAACGCGCGTCCGGGATTTACAAACCAGGGATGTGAACATGGAACTCCAGCCTTTCGCCAATCTGCGACTATAGTAATAGATCTATCGCCGTAGGCTGATGCTCCGTCCGGATAGTTTGCCCATCCCTCAGTCGAGTGATTTTTTAGGTTTCGTTCAGTAATTTTTGATGAATAGCTCTTTACCTTTGGCGGCGATCGCCTGTTTGTAATTGTTCATGCCGTATTGCAGTTCCCATTCCACAATCGTGGCAAACCGAAATAGAGAACGAACCTCCGGCGAGTCGTCATAGGTAATCAGCCAGCGATGGGGGCAGCGCTGCATCGCTTTGGCAAATCGCACATGGTCGAAAGCCGTGTGCAAGTTGCCTTTTACTCCATAGAGTTTAGAGTGCGTAGCAGATAAGTAAGGCGGATCGAGGAAGATAAATACGTCTTTACCCGGCTTTTGCAGTAGCTCTGCATAATCACCCTGCGTAATCTGTACGCCTGAAAGTAAGCCAGGCAGTTTGGCAAGGCGGGCGATCGCCGATTCGGTAAAGCGCCGCTCGTAAGCCTGCTGCGAATAGCCGCCAGAATCCATCACACCCGAAAACGTAATGCGGTTCATCACAAAAAAGCGAACAGCGCGATCAAAATCTGTGGAACTGTTTCGTTCATCCAGCAGGAATGTATACAGTTCACGCC contains:
- a CDS encoding DNA adenine methylase; the encoded protein is MIKSPLRYPGGKSRAIAQILPLLPECIAEFREPFVGGGSVFLAAKQQLPFWSDQTPRLFWINDLNRDLVCFWKTARDQNEALVKKVSWLRSSFPTGRELYTFLLDERNSSTDFDRAVRFFVMNRITFSGVMDSGGYSQQAYERRFTESAIARLAKLPGLLSGVQITQGDYAELLQKPGKDVFIFLDPPYLSATHSKLYGVKGNLHTAFDHVRFAKAMQRCPHRWLITYDDSPEVRSLFRFATIVEWELQYGMNNYKQAIAAKGKELFIKNY